One Hippoglossus stenolepis isolate QCI-W04-F060 chromosome 22, HSTE1.2, whole genome shotgun sequence DNA segment encodes these proteins:
- the dcn gene encoding decorin, producing MRSACLSLLLVTACWALPFRQSGFLDFMMEDEAGSGDIPVVRTPPMPEGPKCPFRCQCHLRVIQCSDLGLKSVPGDIPDDTTLLDLQNNKITEIKENDFKNLKGLHALILVNNKITVIHAKALSPLTKLQRLYLSKNMLKDVPANMPKSLQELRIHENAITKIKKSSFQGMSHMIVMELGSNPLKSAGIEASAFSDLKRVSYIRIADTDITDIPKGLPSSLSELHLDGNKISKVSADSFKGLKNLAKLGLSYNEISSVENSTLVNVPHLRELHLDNNVLTSVPPGLPDHKYIQVVYLHVNKIAAVGTEDFCPPGFNTKKAMYSGISLFSNPVPYWEVQPITFRCVFDRSAIQLGNYRKK from the exons ATGAGGTcggcctgtctctctctgctcctcgtCACCGCCTGCTGGGCTCTGCCCTTCCGCCAATCTGGCTTCCTAGACTTCATGATGGAGGATGAGGCGGGATCAGGTGATATACCGGTTGTCAGAACCCCCCCCATGCCCGAGGGACCCAAGTGCCCCTTCAGATGCCAGTGCCACCTCCGTGTGATCCAGTGCTCTGACCTCG GTCTGAAGTCCGTTCCTGGGGACATCCCCGACGACACTACCCTGCTGGACCTGCAGAACAACAAGATCACTGAGATCAAGGAGAACGACTTCAAGAACCTCAAAGGGCTGCAC GCTCTGATTCTGGTGAACAACAAAATCACAGTGATCCATGCCAAGGCCCTGAGTCCTCTGACCAAGCTGCAGCGCCTCTACCTGTCCAAGAACATGCTGAAGGACGTCCCCGCCAACATGCCCAAGAGCCTGCAGGAGCTCCGCATCCACGAGAACGCCATCACCAAGATCAAGAAGTCCTCCTTCCAGGGCATGTCCCACATGATCGTCATGG AGCTCGGCTCCAACCCTCTGAAGAGCGCTGGAATCGAGGCCAGTGCTTTCTCTGACCTGAAAAGAGTCTCTTACATTCGCATCGCAGACACGGACATCACTGACATCCCCAAAG GTCTTCCCAGCTCTCTCTCCGAGCTCCACCTGGATGGAAACAAAATCAGCAAGGTGTCCGCCGACAGCTTCAAGGGCCTGAAGAACCTGGCTAA ACTGGGTCTGAGCTACAACGAGATCAGCTCTGTGGAGAACAGCACCCTGGTTAACGTGCCCCACCTGCGCGAGCTGCACCTCGACAACAACGTCCTGACCAGCGTTCCCCCCGGCCTGCCCGACCACAAGTACATCCAG GTGGTCTACCTCCATGTCAACAAGATTGCCGCTGTGGGAACAGAGGACTTCTGCCCCCCCGGCTTCAACACCAAGAAGGCCATGTACTCCGGCATCAGCCTCTTCAGCAACCCCGTTCCTTACTGGGAAGTCCAGCCGATCACCTTCCGCTGCGTCTTCGACCGCTCCGCCATCCAGCTCGGCAACTACAGGAAGAAGTAG